GATTAAGGACGGACGGTTAAGtaaaaagagattaaaatacaagagagaatgaaataaatagataataagagaataaaatagataatttaaataagttgatttttgaaaaaaaacaaaataactcaactataaCTAGAtaatcaaaaaagaaatactatgaTCCAACTATGAGGATATGAATGTAgtattacttataatttataaactatATTAAGACAATAAAATAACAGTGGCATATAATCATAAGAGTAACCAAATAATATAGTGACCTAAAATTATTCATCACCCCATCAAGACCAAGATTTCCTCGATGAAATGAACAAAGAGTAAGATCATGATTTCCCAAACCCAACACCTTTCTTCCTAATTTCTCTTGCTTCAATCTTCTCAGGGCTCGCCAATCCGGTCTTTTCCTCGTATTCCTTTTCCAGTTCCTGTCGTGCCATGCCACAGACATTATTGAAAATGTCTCAATATCGgtttaattgcaaaaaaaaaattcaacaacttTGACCCAAATTTGAGTTTAGACAAAGCATTCAAGCAATGACACTGCTTTTTCACGTTATACAAAGTTTTTGGATTTGACTATGTTGCTATAAATCAAGAAGTGGAGTTTTATGATATAGTTATCACTTATCAGATTATATGATACTTATTTGCAAAGCATAACTTGCCTGTAACTGTGCACGAACAGTGTCAAGAACTTCATCGCTCATCCTCTCGAAGAAAAGGACTCCCTGCAATTGAATGACATCAGTTCCAATGCTGGTCTAGGCTTGATTTCTACATGAAAACAGTAAGAGTATGACAAGTCCGATTGTATGAACCTGCAAATGGTCATATTCGTGCTGAAACACCCGGGCAAGAAGTCCGGTTAAGTTGATCTGAAACCTCGCACCCTTAATATCCTGTGCATCAACCTTCAACGAGTCTGGTCTCTGTAAAGCAGCGAGTGTGGGATTATTAAGTAACTTCAAGAAAACCATGAAACATCATTGGAGGTATTGGATGACAGAAAAAACACTTTGATGAACATAAACAATAAAAGGGTACTTGAAAGGTTACCATGACATCGGCATAGATTTTAGGGAATGATAGACAACCCTCTTCAAAAGGTACTATCTTTTTCGAAAATCTTTTGATCTGTGGATTTACGAGAACAATCTCTTCTCCTTCACCGCGCTCACCAGCTGGATTAAACACCATGAGCTGGACATTAATCCCGACTTGAGGCGCTGAGAGCCCAATACCATCAGTTCTGTGGAAAAGCAAGCCAACAACTATTGTTCACATTCCTGTAATTACCAACAATCTCCAATAAGACAAAACTAGCAAATGAATCTTTAATTGGATAAACAATTATACCaaattttacctttttctATCATGATTTCATCACATTAATGTCAGTCAGGATTTGCAAACATCACTGTAACACCTCAACTTATGGATTTTCAAATAGAGAAACTAAAATTACATGATTTTCAAACCTTATATTAATAAGACTTCATCAAGTCGAACATTagattcaaaatcaaaatacttaaaagaaaacaacaaagCTCAACACAATCAGCAAGGATCAGAAACCACAAATCCTATCAAAAATCAATGTGTTCAAGCTCATGTCGCACTTCCCCCCAAATTTCAGAATCTAACAGCTAAATTTTTCTCATGTTATAGTTTCTCCAGCTCAAGTAATTATTCCACAATTTCTAAATTTCGATTATCATTTCATAATTGTTCTGTTCTAAGCAATCAGGCAATTCGATTGAAGccaaaacaaaaaactcaCATGTACATTACGTCGAACATCTCGTCGGCAAGCCTCTTCAAGCTCTCGTCAAACGAGTCAATTCGCTTGTTCTTCGCCCTCAAAATCGGGTCTGGATACTTAATCACCTCAAGAGGTCCCTTAAACTGCAAATCAGCGGCTGTTccaaaataaggaaaatgGTATCAATTCAATCAAGCAATTCCACGCATAATTACTAAATCAGAAGCAATGAAATGCATAATACACATTGACAGAAATTTCCTAGGGATTTCAATTTCATGTTCCTGTCACTCACGGGAAGCTACTAATTCATCTTTAGCTACGGCGGCAGAAGAGATCCGCCGCGCCTGCGCGAGTATCGGTCGGAACGGAAGCTTGCGGCGGAGGGAAAACGAAGCGAAGGAAGCAGCACGTCGGAATAGGGGATtgcggcggcggaggaaggGGAGGAGCGTGTGATTGACGGCGGTGGAGTGGAGGAGCTGCGTCGGAGCTGCCATTACAGCAAAAtgaattttctttgatttttactttatcttgtTTTTAGAAACACAAAGAAAATCGATTTTAAATGgggaataaaattaaaaatacacaatatttggagagaaaaataactgcttgtcctttttttttatcttttcagtACGTGAAGATCCCACCAGAGTGTCTTCTAATTCTAATTGGTCATGAACTAGATACGAATCACTCTCGACGAGTTCATAAGAAATGTGTTTCCTTTTCTGTACGTGAAGATCCCACCAGAGTGTCTTCTATTAGGAACTAGATACGAATCACTCTTGACGAGTCTATAAGAAGTGTGTTTTGTAGATTTTTCGGTAAGTTTATTATAGACAATAATTGAccatgttttattatttttaaaagttaaagcTTTTGCTGTACATACCAACTTTTAATTTGtactattgatttattttaattttataattaaattattaaattgttttaattttacaattaatcaTGATTTCGTCGTGACATAACTTAATGGCTTATTAATATGGGTGTTATCAGACGTCGGCTAAAATGATGTTTAAGCAGCGGACGTcgtattatat
The genomic region above belongs to Salvia hispanica cultivar TCC Black 2014 chromosome 3, UniMelb_Shisp_WGS_1.0, whole genome shotgun sequence and contains:
- the LOC125215197 gene encoding peptide deformylase 1B, chloroplastic/mitochondrial; amino-acid sequence: MAAPTQLLHSTAVNHTLLPFLRRRNPLFRRAASFASFSLRRKLPFRPILAQARRISSAAVAKDELVASPADLQFKGPLEVIKYPDPILRAKNKRIDSFDESLKRLADEMFDVMYITDGIGLSAPQVGINVQLMVFNPAGERGEGEEIVLVNPQIKRFSKKIVPFEEGCLSFPKIYADVMRPDSLKVDAQDIKGARFQINLTGLLARVFQHEYDHLQGVLFFERMSDEVLDTVRAQLQELEKEYEEKTGLASPEKIEAREIRKKGVGFGKS